AGAAACACGTGCAAGTCGGCCGGAAATGTCTGTAGAGATCTGTTCTGCCTGTCATCCCTTTTATACGGGACAGCAGAAGATAGTTGATACGGAAGGCCGTGTCGAAAGATTTAACCGTAAATACGGTAAAACAGCACAAAAATAGTTGCAGCATTTATGGACCCGGTGAGCTTTTATGCCTCTCCGGGTCCATTGTTTTTTTGCGGAGAATTTCTCTATTAGGCCCCTTGCTTCACTAAAGTCCCCTGAACCGTCTGCTCTATGCGGCGCCGGATTCAGTGGATAACAGGCAGATTGTCTGTCACCTTTGACCGGCAAAATCAGAAAAAATCAAAATCCTCACCTCAAATTAAATAATACGCTAAGAGAAGTCCCGATGTTTAAGAAGCTCAATGAAGTTGAAAATCGTTATGAAGAACTTTCTCAGCTTCTTGGCGATCCTGAAATAATTTCCGACCAGCAGGTTTTTCAAAAGTATGCAAGGGAGCATTCGGAGATAGCTTCTGTTGTCGATACATACAGGAAATACAAGGATGTTGACGGTGAACTGGAAGACAACAGGGAGCTCCTGTCCGATCCGGACCCTGAAATGAGAGAGCTGGCAAAGGATGAGATAAAAAGACTCACTCTGGAAAAAGAGCGGCTCGAAAAGGAATTGCAACTCCTCCTCGTGCCGAAAGATCCGAGAGATGAAAAAAACGTTATTATGGAAGTAAGGGCCGGCACCGGTGGGGAAGAAGCGGCTCTTTTTGCGGCAGATCTTTTCAGGGCCTATTCCCGCTACGCCGAGAGCAAGAGGTGGAAGATCGAGCTTATTGACGAGAGCCTTGCCGACGCCGGTGGTTTCAAGGAAGTCATTGTGTCTATTTCAGGAAGCAAGGTGTATAGCCGCATGAAATATGAAAGTGGGGTCCATCGGGTTCAAAGGGTGCCCAAGACGGAAGCCCAGGGCAGGATTCATACTTCAGCCGTTACTGTGGCAATACTGCCTGAGGCTGATGAAGTCGATGTTGACATTAACCCCGGTGAACTGAAAATTGATGTCTTCAGGTCATCCGGCCCCGGTGGCAGAGCGTTAATACGACGGATTCGGCGATCAGGATTACGCATATTCCTACAGGAATTGTTGTCAGTTGCCAGGATGAAAAATCTCAGCATAAAAACAAGGCCAAGGCCCTGAAGGTTTTAATGTCACGCCTTCTTGCCCTGAAGGTGGAAGAACATGAAGCCGAGATATCGAAGGACAGGAAAAGTCAGGTAGGAAGTGGTGACAGAAGTGAAAAGATAAGGACCTATAACTTCCCCCAGTCGAGGGTGACCGATCACCGCATCGGTCTTACCCTTCATAAGCTCGACCAGGTTATGGAGGGGGATTTCGATGAAATACTGGATGCCCTGACGGCGCACTTCCAGGCGGAAGCCCTCAAAGTGAAGTCATAATCTAAATGCTTTCCCCTTTCCCTCACTTATGCAGAAGATCAAAGCAAAAATAAAAAGGATCAGGCCGGAAAACGATAATCCCCTGCCTGCTTATATGACGCCTCATTCTGCCGGTATGGATCTTTATGCCGATATTGAAGGTGAAATCGTCATTGAGCCCATGAAAAGAGCGCTTGTCCCGACCGGTATTTCCATTGCCCTTCCCGACGGTTTCGAAGCCCAGATCAGGCCGAGAAGCGGACTGGCAGTAAAGCATGGCATTGCTCTTGTCAACTCCCCGGGAACGATAGATGCGGACTATCGTGGTGAAGTAAAGGTCATTATGATAAATCTTGGAGAAGCTCCCTTCGTTGTCAGAAGAGGAGAGCGGATCGCCCAGATGGTTGTTCATGAAGTCTCCCGGGTTAGCTGGATTGAAGTTGATATTCATGATGAGACTGAAAGAGGGGGCGGTGGATTTGGTCATACGGGGGTTTGATTTCTATTGTTCTTGACA
The sequence above is drawn from the Deltaproteobacteria bacterium genome and encodes:
- the dut gene encoding dUTP diphosphatase, with the protein product MQKIKAKIKRIRPENDNPLPAYMTPHSAGMDLYADIEGEIVIEPMKRALVPTGISIALPDGFEAQIRPRSGLAVKHGIALVNSPGTIDADYRGEVKVIMINLGEAPFVVRRGERIAQMVVHEVSRVSWIEVDIHDETERGGGGFGHTGV
- the rpmE gene encoding 50S ribosomal protein L31 encodes the protein MKKEIHPEYYDAKIKCACGNVIETRASRPEMSVEICSACHPFYTGQQKIVDTEGRVERFNRKYGKTAQK